The following coding sequences lie in one Scatophagus argus isolate fScaArg1 chromosome 9, fScaArg1.pri, whole genome shotgun sequence genomic window:
- the LOC124065230 gene encoding protein tyrosine phosphatase type IVA 3 → MLKVTLATMNRPAPVELCHKNMRFLITHNPTDSTLSSFIEDLKRYGATTVVRVCDITYDKTPLEKDGINVVDWPFDDGAPPPSKLVDDWLSLLKKKFQEDPGCCVAVHCVAGLGRAPVLVALALIESGMKYEDAIQLIRQKRRGAINSKQLTYLEKYRSKQRLRFKDSHTHKNKCCIM, encoded by the exons ATGTTAAAGGTCACACTGGCCACCATGAACCGTCCAGCTCCAGTCGAACTGTGTCACAAGAACATGAGATTCCTTATCACACACAACCCCACAGACAGCACACTCAGCTCCTTCATAGAG GACCTGAAGCGCTACGGTGCCACCACAGTTGTTCGAGTCTGTGATATCACTTATGATAAAACGCCTTTGGAGAAAGATGGCATTAATGTGGTG GATTGGCCTTTTGATGATGGAGCCCCGCCTCCCAGTAAGCTGGTTGATGATTGGTTGAGTCTGCTGAAGAAGAAATTTCAAGAGGATCCAGGATGCTGCGTGGCTGTTCACTGTGTGGCTGGACTGGGGAG GGCTCCTGTGCTGGTCGCTCTGGCTCTGATAGAGAGCGGGATGAAGTATGAAGATGCTATTCAGCTTATCAGACA gaagCGTCGCGGAGCCATCAACAGCAAACAGCTCACCTACTTGGAGAAATACAGATCCAAGCAGAGACTCCGCTTCAaagactctcacacacacaagaacaagTGTTGCatcatgtga
- the LOC124064832 gene encoding protein NDRG1-like, producing MVLEENECDSVFEPQITEENVETLYGKVHCIMTGTPRANRPVILTFHDVGLNHKSCFETLFNHEDMQEIIRHLPFCHIEAPGQHEGAKTLPAAYTYPSMDQLSEALPAVLKHFGLRSVIGLGVGAGAYILAKFALNHPGLVDGLVLININPNAEGLIDSVTNKITEWTHTVPDKVITHLFGKDEIETNHDLIATYRHHITTTMNQSNVSQFLRSYNSRGALEVERPVPGGNINVRTLKCSTLLVVGDNSPAVEAVVDCNSKLNPTKTTLLKMADCGGLPQVDQPAKVIEAFKYFIQGMGYLSGASMTRLRSRTTSSSSISSFDGSRSRAHTNDSQRGRTHSRGTEEKRGRSHTDISMESISNSNMDQIISKSTEVAC from the exons ATGGTACTGGAGGAGAACGAGTGTGACTCTGTCTTTGAGCCCCAAATCACT gagGAAAACGTAGAGACTCTGTATGGGAAAGTCCACTGCATCATGACAGGAACTCCGAGGGCAAACCGTCCCGTCATCCTCACATTTCATGATGTCGGACTGAACC aCAAGTCCTGTTTTGAAACACTATTCAACCACGAGGACATGCAGGAGATTATCAGACATTTGCCTTTTTGTCACATTGAAGCACCGGGACAACATGAGGGAGCCAAAACTCTGCCTGCTGC GTATACCTACCCGTCCATGGACCAGCTGTCTGAAGCACTGCCTGCTGTCCTCAAACACTTTGG GTTGCGTAGTGTGATTGGACTGGGAGTGGGAGCAGGTGCCTACATCCTGGCTAAATTCGCT ctcaaTCACCCTGGCCTGGTGGATGGTTTAGTTTTGATCAACATCAACCCCAATGCTGAAGGACTAATAGACAGTGTTACAAACAAG atCACTGAATGGACACACACTGTCCCGGACAAAGTCATCACACACTTATTTGGAAAG gaCGAGATTGAGACCAACCACGACCTCATCGCTACCTACCGTCACCACATCACAACGACCATGAACCAGTCCAACGTCAGCCAGTTCCTGCGCTCCTACAACAGTCGCGGTGCTCTGGAGGTGGAGAGGCCTGTTCCAGGAGGAAACATCAACGTCAGGACCCTCAA GTGCTCCACCCTGCTGGTTGTAGGAGATAATTCTCCAGCTGTGGAGGCTGTGGTGGACTGCAACTCTAAACTCAACCCCACCAAGACCACACTGCTCAAG ATGGCAGACTGTGGGGGACTTCCTCAGGTGGATCAG CCAGCCAAAGTGATTGAAGCCTTCAAATATTTCATCCAGGGCATGGGATACT tGTCCGGTGCCAGCATGACCAGACTGCGGTCACGGACAACCTCCAGCTCCAGCATCTCATCCTTTGACGGCTCTCGGAGCCGCGCACACACCAACGACTCGCAGCGTGGCCGAACACACTCACGCGGCACAGAGGAGAAGCGCGGACgctcacacactgacatctCCATGGAGAGTATTTCTAACAGCAACATGGATCAGATCATCTCAAAGTCCACTGAAGTTGCATGCTAG